From the Castor canadensis chromosome 9, mCasCan1.hap1v2, whole genome shotgun sequence genome, one window contains:
- the Bmp3 gene encoding bone morphogenetic protein 3 — protein sequence MAGARSLLCLWLGCFCVSLAHGERPKQHFPKFHRAVPDDRTAGGGPSSELQPHDKVSEHMLRLYDRYSGSGRVQEARTPGSREQGSQTPSPQPLREGNTVRSFRAGAAGTLECKGLHIFNLTSLTKSENILSATLYFYIGELNINLSCPVSQGCSHHPQRKHIQIDLSAWILKSSQNQSQLLGHLSVNVVKSHRDIMSWLSKDITQLLKKAKENDEFLIGFNITSKAYELPKGLLPFPEPYILVYANDAAISEPESVVSSFQGHRNFLTGTVPKLDSHIRAALSAERRKKRSTGILLPLQNNELPGAEYQYKEDGVWEERKPYKTLQTQPMEKGKNKKKQRKGPHQKSQTLQFDEQTLKKARRKQWIEPRNCARRYLKVDFADIGWSEWIISPKSFDAYYCSGACQFPMPKSLKPSNHATIQSIVRAVGVVPGIPEPCCVPEKMSSLSILFFDENKNVVLKVYPNMTVESCACR from the exons ATGGCTGGGGCGCGCAGTCTGCTCTGTCTGTGGCTGGGCTGCTTCTGCGTGAGCCTGGCTCACGGAGAGAGACCCAAACAGCatttccccaagttccacagagCTGTGCCAGACGACCGCACGGCAGGTGGTGGCCCGAGTTCCGAGCTGCAGCCGCATGACAAGGTGTCCGAGCACATGCTGCGACTTTATGACAGGTACAGCGGCAGTGGCAGGGTCCAGGAGGCACGGACGCCAGGCTCCAGGGAACAGGGATCCCAGACCCCGAGCCCGCAGCCCCTGCGCGAAGGTAACACAGTCCGCAGCTTCCGAGCCGGAGCAGCAG gaACTCTTGAATGCAAGGgattacatatttttaatctGACTTCTCTAACCAAGTCTGAAAACATTTTGTCTGCTACACTGTATTTCTATATTGGAGAGCTAAACATCAACCTGAGTTGTCCAGTGTCCCAAGGATGCTCACATCATCCTCAGAGAAAACACATTCAGATAGATCTCTCTGCATGGATCCTTAAATCTAGTCAAAACCAAAGTCAGCTCCTGGGTCATCTGTCAGTAAATGTAGTCAAATCTCATCGAGACATCATGTCCTGGTTATCTAAAGACATCACTCAGCTCTTGAAGAAGGCCAAGGAAAATGATGAGTTCCTTATAGGATTTAACATAACGTCCAAAGCATATGAGCTGCCAAAGGGGTTGTTACCATTTCCAGAGCCTTATATATTGGTGTATGCTAATGATGCTGCCATTTCTGAACCAGAAAGTGTGGTGTCAAGCTTCCAGGGACACCGAAATTTCCTCACTGGAACTGTGCcaaaactggatagccacatcAGAGCTGCCCTTTCTGCTGAACGAAGGAAAAAGCGCTCTACTGGGATCTTGTTGCCTCTGCAGAACAATGAGCTACCAGGGGCAGAGTATCAGTACAAGGAGGATGGAGTATGGGAGGAGAGAAAGCCCTACAAGACCCTTCAAACTCAGCCCATGGAGAAGGgtaagaacaaaaagaaacaaaggaaaggacCTCACCAGAAGAGCCAGACACTCCAGTTTGATGAACAGACCCTGAAGAAGGCAAGAAGAAAGCAGTGGATTGAACCTCGGAATTGTGCCAGGAGATACCTTAAAGTAGATTTTGCAGATATTGGCTGGAGTGAATGGATTATCTCACCCAAGTCTTTTGATGCTTATTATTGTTCCGGAGCTTGCCAGTTCCCCATGCCAAAG tctttgAAGCCGTCAAACCATGCTACCATCCAAAGCATAGTGAGAGCTGTGGGAGTTGTTCCTGGGATTCCTGAGCCTTGCTGTGTGCCAGAAAAGATGTCCTCTCTCAGCATCTTATTTTTTGATGAAAATAAGAACGTAGTGCTTAAAGTGTATCCTAACATGACTGTTGAATCCTGCGCTTGCAGATAA